Proteins from a genomic interval of Rosa chinensis cultivar Old Blush chromosome 2, RchiOBHm-V2, whole genome shotgun sequence:
- the LOC112188201 gene encoding peptide deformylase 1B, chloroplastic/mitochondrial, with product MACAAWLQPISSPHAIFPSLCRRPIFPAIFHRFTTFSSAGQPLSAANRFTPVHAQAKRGSSLKEDEVASAADVEFEAPLKIVEYPDPILRAKNKRIESFDENLKKLVEEMFDIMYKTDGIGLSAPQVGINVQLMVFNPVGERGEGEEIVLVNPRVSRYSQKTRLFEEGCLSFPGIYADVQRPETVKIDARDISGARFTVNLSGLPARVFQHEFDHLQGILFFDRMTEGVLESISEQLQALEKKYEDKTGLPSPERIESRKRMKLKAAAGFGKS from the exons ATGGCTTGTGCGGCTTGGCTCCAGCCAATTTCCTCACCCCACGCTATCTTTCCATCTCTCTGCCGCCGCCCAATTTTTCCCGCCATCTTCCACCGCTTCACCACCTTCTCCTCCGCCGGCCAGCCACTATCCGCCGCCAACCGCTTCACTCCGGTCCACGCGCAGGCCAAACGAGGCTCCTCACTCAAAGAAGACGAAGTAGCTTCTG CTGCGGATGTTGAATTTGAGGCGCCGCTGAAAATTGTGGAGTATCCGGACCCTATACTGAGAGCAAAGAACAAGAGAATTGAATCGTTTGatgaaaatttgaagaaattaGTGGAGGAAATGTTTGATATAATGTACAA aaCTGATGGCATTGGGCTCTCGGCCCCGCAAGTTGGAATCAATGTGCAGCTGATGGTGTTCAATCCGGTTGGGGAGCGCGGCGAAGGGGAGGAGATTGTGCTTGTGAATCCAAGAGTTAGCAGATATTCGCAGAAAACGAGGCTCTTTGAAGAGGGTTGCTTGTCCTTCCCGGGGATTTATGCTGATGTTCAG AGACCAGAAACTGTGAAAATAGACGCACGGGACATCAGTGGTGCGAGGTTTACAGTCAACTTGTCCGGTCTTCCTGCACGGGTGTTCCAGCATGAATTTGACCATTTGCAG GGTATTCTTTTCTTTGATAGAATGACTGAAGGAGTTCTTGAAAGCATCTCTGAACAGCTACAG GCATTAGAGAAGAAGTATGAAGATAAAACAGGACTTCCAAGTCCTGAAAGGATAGAAAGCCGTAAAAGGATGAAGTTGAAGGCTGCTGCTGGTTTTGGGAAATCATAG
- the LOC112188802 gene encoding polygalacturonase At1g48100 isoform X1 yields the protein MSTFKLSSLALIVLIAFSIWSSSLLETCEARKGKHHQWRKNRGVKRDYGGHHQHHHPSGHTLSALKSDNYITPEDIAVSAAQKNSAVYNVLDYGAKGDGKADDTKAFSAAWAAACKVQASTVTVPSGSVFLVKPISFSGPNCQTDIVFQLDGKIIAPTGAGAWGSGLLQWLEFTKLQRLTIRGKGVIDGQGAVWWNDSPTYDPTDETADNSTEDSQTVDSYSGKMPSTKPTALRFYGSNGVTVTGITIQNSPQTHLKFDSCTNVQVSAVTISSPGNSPNTDGIHLQNSQDVVISGASLACGDDCISIQTGCSNVFIHNVNCGPGHGVSIGGLGKDGTKACVSNITVRDVKMQNTLNGVRIKTWQGGSGSVRNVMFANIQVSEVEFPIMIDQYYCDKGHCANKTSAVAVSGINYVNIQGTYTSKPAHFACSDSIPCTGVSLDTIDLKSVQSGRHLYDPFCWEAYGDLKTNTVPPIDCLMKGKPSSSSSTVQSQGGGYSC from the exons ATGAGTACTTTCAAACTAAGCAGCCTGGCATTGATTGTGCTCATTGCCTTTTCTATTTGGTCTTCGAGCTTGTTGGAGACTTGTGAAGCTAGAAAAGGCAAGCATCATCAATGGAGGAAAAACCGTGGGGTGAAAAGGGATTATGGCGgtcatcatcaacatcatcaCCCTTCAGGCCACACTCTGTCGGCTTTGAAAAGTGACAATTACATCACACCAGAAGATATTGCTGTGAGTGCAGCACAGAAGAATAGTGCCGTCTACAATGTGTTGGACTACGGTGCTAAAGGAGATGGAAAGGCAGATGATACAAAG GCATTTTCAGCAGCATGGGCAGCAGCGTGCAAAGTGCAAGCATCAACCGTAACTGTTCCATCTGGGTCTGTATTCCTTGTCAAACCTATCTCTTTCTCCGGCCCTAATTGTCAAACAGACATTGTATTTCAG TTAGATGGAAAAATCATAGCCCCGACAGGCGCGGGAGCGTGGGGTTCAGGCCTTCTACAATGGCTTGAGTTCACAAAGCTTCAAAGACTTACCATCAGAGGTAAAGGTGTGATTGATGGACAAGGTGCAGTTTGGTGGAATGACTCGCCCACATACGATCCTACAGATGAAACAGCAGACAACAGTACAGAAGATTCG CAGACCGTAGACAGTTACAGTGGAAAAATGCCAAGCACAAAACCAACA GCGCTTAGGTTCTATGGAAGCAACGGTGTGACAGTCACTGGCATAACAATTCAAAACAGCCCTCAAACCCACCTCAAGTTTGACTCCTGCACTAATGTACAAGTTTCTGCCGTAACTATTTCATCCCCCGGCAACAGCCCCAACACTGATGGAATCCACCTTCAAAACTCCCAGGATGTGGTCATTTCCGGCGCAAGCCTTGCTTGTG GAGATGATTGTATATCAATACAAACTGGCTGCTCAAACGTATTCATACACAATGTAAACTGTGGACCTGGACATGGAGTCAGCATTGGAGGGCTAGGAAAGGATGGCACCAAAGCTTGTGTGTCAAACATCACCGTCCGAGATGTTAAAATGCAAAATACACTGAACGGAGTCAGAATAAAGACCTGGCAG GGAGGATCAGGGTCAGTAAGAAATGTCATGTTCGCAAACATTCAAGTTTCAGAAGTCGAGTTCCCTATCATGATTGATCAATACTACTGTGACAAGGGGCATTGCGCAAACAAAACCTCAGCTGTGGCAGTTTCGGGTATAAACTACGTAAACATTCAAGGAACCTATACATCAAAACCTGCACATTTTGCATGCAGTGACAGCATACCATGTACTGGTGTATCCCTAGACACCATAGACCTAAAATCGGTTCAATCAGGGAGGCACTTGTATGACCCTTTCTGTTGGGAGGCATATGGAGACCTCAAGACAAACACTGTCCCCCCAATTGATTGCTTGATGAAAGGAAAGCCATCTTCAAGCAGCAGCACAGTCCAGTCTCAAGGTGGTGGCTATTCTTGCTAA
- the LOC112188802 gene encoding polygalacturonase At1g48100 isoform X2 translates to MSTFKLSSLALIVLIAFSIWSSSLLETCEARKGKHHQWRKNRGVKRDYGGHHQHHHPSGHTLSALKSDNYITPEDIAVSAAQKNSAVYNVLDYGAKGDGKADDTKAFSAAWAAACKVQASTVTVPSGSVFLVKPISFSGPNCQTDIVFQLDGKIIAPTGAGAWGSGLLQWLEFTKLQRLTIRGKGVIDGQGAVWWNDSPTYDPTDETADNSTEDSTVDSYSGKMPSTKPTALRFYGSNGVTVTGITIQNSPQTHLKFDSCTNVQVSAVTISSPGNSPNTDGIHLQNSQDVVISGASLACGDDCISIQTGCSNVFIHNVNCGPGHGVSIGGLGKDGTKACVSNITVRDVKMQNTLNGVRIKTWQGGSGSVRNVMFANIQVSEVEFPIMIDQYYCDKGHCANKTSAVAVSGINYVNIQGTYTSKPAHFACSDSIPCTGVSLDTIDLKSVQSGRHLYDPFCWEAYGDLKTNTVPPIDCLMKGKPSSSSSTVQSQGGGYSC, encoded by the exons ATGAGTACTTTCAAACTAAGCAGCCTGGCATTGATTGTGCTCATTGCCTTTTCTATTTGGTCTTCGAGCTTGTTGGAGACTTGTGAAGCTAGAAAAGGCAAGCATCATCAATGGAGGAAAAACCGTGGGGTGAAAAGGGATTATGGCGgtcatcatcaacatcatcaCCCTTCAGGCCACACTCTGTCGGCTTTGAAAAGTGACAATTACATCACACCAGAAGATATTGCTGTGAGTGCAGCACAGAAGAATAGTGCCGTCTACAATGTGTTGGACTACGGTGCTAAAGGAGATGGAAAGGCAGATGATACAAAG GCATTTTCAGCAGCATGGGCAGCAGCGTGCAAAGTGCAAGCATCAACCGTAACTGTTCCATCTGGGTCTGTATTCCTTGTCAAACCTATCTCTTTCTCCGGCCCTAATTGTCAAACAGACATTGTATTTCAG TTAGATGGAAAAATCATAGCCCCGACAGGCGCGGGAGCGTGGGGTTCAGGCCTTCTACAATGGCTTGAGTTCACAAAGCTTCAAAGACTTACCATCAGAGGTAAAGGTGTGATTGATGGACAAGGTGCAGTTTGGTGGAATGACTCGCCCACATACGATCCTACAGATGAAACAGCAGACAACAGTACAGAAGATTCG ACCGTAGACAGTTACAGTGGAAAAATGCCAAGCACAAAACCAACA GCGCTTAGGTTCTATGGAAGCAACGGTGTGACAGTCACTGGCATAACAATTCAAAACAGCCCTCAAACCCACCTCAAGTTTGACTCCTGCACTAATGTACAAGTTTCTGCCGTAACTATTTCATCCCCCGGCAACAGCCCCAACACTGATGGAATCCACCTTCAAAACTCCCAGGATGTGGTCATTTCCGGCGCAAGCCTTGCTTGTG GAGATGATTGTATATCAATACAAACTGGCTGCTCAAACGTATTCATACACAATGTAAACTGTGGACCTGGACATGGAGTCAGCATTGGAGGGCTAGGAAAGGATGGCACCAAAGCTTGTGTGTCAAACATCACCGTCCGAGATGTTAAAATGCAAAATACACTGAACGGAGTCAGAATAAAGACCTGGCAG GGAGGATCAGGGTCAGTAAGAAATGTCATGTTCGCAAACATTCAAGTTTCAGAAGTCGAGTTCCCTATCATGATTGATCAATACTACTGTGACAAGGGGCATTGCGCAAACAAAACCTCAGCTGTGGCAGTTTCGGGTATAAACTACGTAAACATTCAAGGAACCTATACATCAAAACCTGCACATTTTGCATGCAGTGACAGCATACCATGTACTGGTGTATCCCTAGACACCATAGACCTAAAATCGGTTCAATCAGGGAGGCACTTGTATGACCCTTTCTGTTGGGAGGCATATGGAGACCTCAAGACAAACACTGTCCCCCCAATTGATTGCTTGATGAAAGGAAAGCCATCTTCAAGCAGCAGCACAGTCCAGTCTCAAGGTGGTGGCTATTCTTGCTAA
- the LOC112190579 gene encoding shaggy-related protein kinase epsilon — translation MASAGPAAPAVAPASSFENPNGNKARFADKLPEEINEMKIKDEKEIEAAVVDGNGTETGHIIVTTIGGRNGQPKQTVSYMAERVVGQGSFGIVFQAKCLETGETVAIKKVLQDKRYKNRELQTMRLLDHPNVVALKHCFFSTTDKDELYLNLVLEYVPETVYRVAKHYSKANQRMPMIYVKLYTYQICRALAYIHGGIGVCHRDIKPQNLLVNPHTHQVKLCDFGSAKVLVKGEPNISYICSRYYRAPELIFGATEYTTAIDIWSVGCVLAELLLGQPLFPGESGVDQLVEIIKVLGTPTREEIKCMNPNYTEFKFPQIKAHPWHKIFHKRMPPEAVDLVSRLLQYSPSLRCTALEACVHPFFDQLRDPNTRLPNGRPLPSLFNFKPQELKGATIELLSRLIPEHARKQCAFLGT, via the exons ATGGCTTCAGCTGGTCCGGCGGCTCCGGCAGTAGCGCCGGCTTCGAGTTTTGAAAATCCGAATGGTAACAAGGCAAGGTTTGCTGATAAGCTACCGGAGGAAATTAATGAGATGAAGATCAAAGATGAGAAG GAAATAGAAGCAGCTGTGGTGGATGGGAATGGGACTGAAACCGGCCACATTATTGTGACTACGATCGGTGGTCGAAATGGTCAGCCTAAACAG ACTGTAAGTTACATGGCAGAGCGTGTTGTTGGGCAGGGCTCATTCGGTATTGTCTTTCAG GCTAAATGCCTTGAAACTGGAGAAACTGTTGCAATCAAGAAGGTTTTGCAGGACAAGAGATACAAGAATCGTGAGTTGCAAACAATGCGCCTTCTTGATCATCCTAATGTTGTTGCACTCAAACACTGCTTCTTTTCGACCACGGATAAGGATGAGCTCTATCTAAATCTGGTGCTTGAATATGTACCTGAGACTGTTTACCGTGTGGCAAAACACTACAGCAAGGCAAATCAGCGGATGCCTATGATTTATGTCAAACTCTATACGTATCAG ATTTGCAGAGCTCTGGCATATATTCACGGAGGTATAGGAGTATGCCACAGGGACATTAAGCCACAGAACCTCTTG GTTAATCCCCATACTCATCAAGTCAAGTTGTGTGATTTTGGAAGTGCAAAAGTTCTG GTGAAAGGCGAACcaaatatatcatacatttgtTCACGTTATTATCGAGCACCTGAACTCATATTTGGGGCAACTGAATACACTACTGCCATTGACATCTGGTCTGTGGGTTGCGTGCTTGCTGAACTGCTTCTTGGACAG CCTCTCTTCCCAGGTGAGAGTGGagttgatcagcttgttgagATTATTAAG GTACTCGGCACCCCAACTCGTGAGGAAATCAAATGCATGAACCCGAATTATACAGAATTCAAATTTCCACAAATCAAGGCCCACCCTTGGCACAAA ATATTCCATAAGCGCATGCCCCCAGAAGCAGTAGATCTTGTGTCAAGACTTCTTCAATATTCTCCCAGCCTAAGGTGTACTGCT CTTGAGGCTTGTGTCCACCCATTCTTCGATCAACTCCGTGATCCTAATACTCGTCTCCCTAATGGACGACCTTTGCCTTCtctcttcaacttcaagcctcaAG AGCTGAAGGGGGCAACTATTGAGCTTTTATCCAGACTGATACCTGAGCACGCGAGAAAGCAATGTGCCTTTCTAGGTACCTAG
- the LOC112188205 gene encoding DNA (cytosine-5)-methyltransferase DRM2 isoform X1, giving the protein MDGNTSGVNGNNVDWDTEDELDEIENFTLSSSSANLGSGEGSSSPRPSNTKVFGHFVSMGFSQKMVAKAIQEHGEEDADSILESLLLYSALENSTPEQDSPPEQSSPPEQCFPPQQQQIDSDPFSSDYEGSFLDGFSDLDSSDNEEISIPTSEEEKKLVALVKMGYPELEASIAIERCGVNSSLVDLTDFISAAQFSRAEDAHFPLEEKPRRLHIDDKKKRKLCEYAMSKRKKKVGLGNGIIEEDDEALHLPNPMIGFGTPTHLCQIHRSIPEAATGAPYFYYENVALTPKGVWNTISRFLYDIQPEFVDSKYFCAAARKRGYVHNLPIENRFPLIPLPPQTIFDAFPMTRRWWPSWDERKQLNCLQTCIASAKLTERIRLALKDYDEDEIPPERVRRYVLYECRKWNLVWVGKNKVAPLEPDEVETLLGFPRNHTRGISRTDRYKSLGNSFQIDTVAYHLSVLKDRFPNGINLLSLFSGIGGAEIALHRLGIRMKNVVSVEISAVSRTVVRTWWEQTNQKGNLYHLADVQELNADRLEHYINTFGGFDLVVGGSPCNNLAGSNRHHRDGLEGKESSLFYDYFRILDLVKGLMARHS; this is encoded by the exons ATG GATGGAAATACATCTGGGGTAAACGGAAATAATGTTGACTGGGATACTGAAGATGAGCTTGACGAGATTGAAAATTTcactttatcttcttcttcagctaaTCTGGGCTCTGGGGAG GGGAGCTCATCTCCACGACCTTCCAATACCAAAGTTTTTGGTCATTTTGTCAGCATGGGATTTTCTCAAAAAATGGTTGCCAAGGCTATTCAGGAACATG GTGAGGAAGATGCCGATTCAATTCTGGAAAGCCTTCTCTTATATAGT GCTCTTGAAAATTCAACTCCAGAGCAGGATTCCCCACCTGAGCAGAGTTCTCCCCCAGAACAGTGCTTTCCTCCACAACAGCAACAAATCGATTCTGATCCCTTTTCTTCAGATTATGAGGGGAGCTTTCTGGATGGATTTTCAGATCTTGATAGCTCTGATAATGAG gaaATTAGCATTCCTACATCTGAGGAGGAGAAAAAACTTGTGGCCTTGGTCAAAATGGGGTACCCAGAATTGGAGGCTTCAATCGCAATAGAAAGATGTG GTGTCAACTCATCCCTTGTTGATTTGACTGATTTCATATCAGCTGCTCAGTTTTCAAGGGCAGAAGATGCCCATTTTCCCCTTGAAGAGAAG CCTAGACGTCTTCACATTGATgacaagaagaaaaggaaactcTGTGAATATGCCAtgtcgaaaagaaagaagaaggtgGGGCTTGGAAATGGGATCAttgaggaagatgatgaggCACTTCATCTCCCAAATCCAATGATTGGATTCGGAACTCCAACACATCTTTGTCAAATCCACAGGAGTATTCCAGAGGCAGCCACAGGAGCTCCTTATTTCTACTATGAAAATGTGGCATTGACTcctaaaggggtttggaacacAATATCCCGATTTCTCTATGATATCCAGCCTGAATTTGTTGATTCCAAGTACTTCTGTGCGGCTGCTAGGAAAAGAGGTTATGTTCATAATCTCCCAATAGAGAACAGGTTTCCTCTCATTCCCCTTCCACCGCAGACTATTTTTGATGCATTTCCCATGACAAGGAGATGGTGGCCTAGTTGGGACGAGCGCAAACAGCTGAATTGCCTACAGACTTGCATTGCTAGTGCAAAGTTGACTGAGAGGATCAGGCTGGCTCTTAAggattatgatgaagatgagattccACCAGAAAGAGTCCGACGGTATGTTCTATATGAATGCCGCAAGTGGAATCTTGTGTGGGTAGGAAAGAACAAGGTTGCCCCATTGGAGCCTGATGAGGTGGAAACACTTTTGGGGTTTCCGAGGAACCATACAAGGGGAATAAGTAGGACTGATAGATACAAGTCACTCGGGAATTCATTCCAG ATTGATACAGTAGCCTATCATCTCTCTGTGTTGAAAGATCGGTTCCCCAATGGCATCAAtctcctctctcttttctctggaATTGGCGGTGCAGAGATAGCCCTCCATCGGCTTGGAATTCGAATGAAGAATGTTGTGTCTGTTGAGATTTCAGCGGTGAGCAGAACTGTTGTGAGGACTTGGTGGGAGCAAACCAACCAAAAGGGAAACTTGTATCACCTTGCTGATGTGCAGGAGTTGAATGCTGACCGGTTGGAGCATTACATCAATACCTTTGGTGGGTTTGATCTCGTGGTTGGTGGGAGCCCGTGCAACAATCTTGCCGGTAGCAACAGACATCATAGGGATGGGCTTGAGGGAAAAGAATCTTCTCTATTTTATGATTATTTCCGTATATTAGACTTAGTGAAGGGTCTTATGGCAAGACATAGCTGA
- the LOC112188205 gene encoding DNA (cytosine-5)-methyltransferase DRM2 isoform X2 produces the protein MDGNTSGVNGNNVDWDTEDELDEIENFTLSSSSANLGSGEALENSTPEQDSPPEQSSPPEQCFPPQQQQIDSDPFSSDYEGSFLDGFSDLDSSDNEEISIPTSEEEKKLVALVKMGYPELEASIAIERCGVNSSLVDLTDFISAAQFSRAEDAHFPLEEKPRRLHIDDKKKRKLCEYAMSKRKKKVGLGNGIIEEDDEALHLPNPMIGFGTPTHLCQIHRSIPEAATGAPYFYYENVALTPKGVWNTISRFLYDIQPEFVDSKYFCAAARKRGYVHNLPIENRFPLIPLPPQTIFDAFPMTRRWWPSWDERKQLNCLQTCIASAKLTERIRLALKDYDEDEIPPERVRRYVLYECRKWNLVWVGKNKVAPLEPDEVETLLGFPRNHTRGISRTDRYKSLGNSFQIDTVAYHLSVLKDRFPNGINLLSLFSGIGGAEIALHRLGIRMKNVVSVEISAVSRTVVRTWWEQTNQKGNLYHLADVQELNADRLEHYINTFGGFDLVVGGSPCNNLAGSNRHHRDGLEGKESSLFYDYFRILDLVKGLMARHS, from the exons ATG GATGGAAATACATCTGGGGTAAACGGAAATAATGTTGACTGGGATACTGAAGATGAGCTTGACGAGATTGAAAATTTcactttatcttcttcttcagctaaTCTGGGCTCTGGGGAG GCTCTTGAAAATTCAACTCCAGAGCAGGATTCCCCACCTGAGCAGAGTTCTCCCCCAGAACAGTGCTTTCCTCCACAACAGCAACAAATCGATTCTGATCCCTTTTCTTCAGATTATGAGGGGAGCTTTCTGGATGGATTTTCAGATCTTGATAGCTCTGATAATGAG gaaATTAGCATTCCTACATCTGAGGAGGAGAAAAAACTTGTGGCCTTGGTCAAAATGGGGTACCCAGAATTGGAGGCTTCAATCGCAATAGAAAGATGTG GTGTCAACTCATCCCTTGTTGATTTGACTGATTTCATATCAGCTGCTCAGTTTTCAAGGGCAGAAGATGCCCATTTTCCCCTTGAAGAGAAG CCTAGACGTCTTCACATTGATgacaagaagaaaaggaaactcTGTGAATATGCCAtgtcgaaaagaaagaagaaggtgGGGCTTGGAAATGGGATCAttgaggaagatgatgaggCACTTCATCTCCCAAATCCAATGATTGGATTCGGAACTCCAACACATCTTTGTCAAATCCACAGGAGTATTCCAGAGGCAGCCACAGGAGCTCCTTATTTCTACTATGAAAATGTGGCATTGACTcctaaaggggtttggaacacAATATCCCGATTTCTCTATGATATCCAGCCTGAATTTGTTGATTCCAAGTACTTCTGTGCGGCTGCTAGGAAAAGAGGTTATGTTCATAATCTCCCAATAGAGAACAGGTTTCCTCTCATTCCCCTTCCACCGCAGACTATTTTTGATGCATTTCCCATGACAAGGAGATGGTGGCCTAGTTGGGACGAGCGCAAACAGCTGAATTGCCTACAGACTTGCATTGCTAGTGCAAAGTTGACTGAGAGGATCAGGCTGGCTCTTAAggattatgatgaagatgagattccACCAGAAAGAGTCCGACGGTATGTTCTATATGAATGCCGCAAGTGGAATCTTGTGTGGGTAGGAAAGAACAAGGTTGCCCCATTGGAGCCTGATGAGGTGGAAACACTTTTGGGGTTTCCGAGGAACCATACAAGGGGAATAAGTAGGACTGATAGATACAAGTCACTCGGGAATTCATTCCAG ATTGATACAGTAGCCTATCATCTCTCTGTGTTGAAAGATCGGTTCCCCAATGGCATCAAtctcctctctcttttctctggaATTGGCGGTGCAGAGATAGCCCTCCATCGGCTTGGAATTCGAATGAAGAATGTTGTGTCTGTTGAGATTTCAGCGGTGAGCAGAACTGTTGTGAGGACTTGGTGGGAGCAAACCAACCAAAAGGGAAACTTGTATCACCTTGCTGATGTGCAGGAGTTGAATGCTGACCGGTTGGAGCATTACATCAATACCTTTGGTGGGTTTGATCTCGTGGTTGGTGGGAGCCCGTGCAACAATCTTGCCGGTAGCAACAGACATCATAGGGATGGGCTTGAGGGAAAAGAATCTTCTCTATTTTATGATTATTTCCGTATATTAGACTTAGTGAAGGGTCTTATGGCAAGACATAGCTGA
- the LOC121051668 gene encoding E3 ubiquitin-protein ligase Praja-2-like, giving the protein MSSTSTETERHYYFSRAILRETRELPPSAGDSRLPIHICLIKQRRSWSDPRNCEISIGKINIVIRYSSPNHRQAYSDSISREMSALGVPLGQQPPILEKLFQVVQAAVPERRIIVVIADVTVRLLGSFDEHHDHTDISRLTRECPITFQLEFTNGTIESYALSEVDYHGVDDRVTWESFETHRVRFVPATTSSIMSLQKVRTDSLEEETIKQNPSCAICINDFTEAGVDQLITLLPCAHHYHLDCIVPWLKTSHLCPLCRYPMPTVEEAESSNLSNP; this is encoded by the coding sequence ATGTCGTCAACTTCGACCGAAACAGAGAGGCATTATTATTTTAGCAGAGCAATCCTGAGAGAAACAAGAGAATTACCACCATCAGCAGGGGATAGTAGGCTTCCTATTCATATTTGTCTCATCAAGCAAAGGCGCAGTTGGTCTGATCCTCGTAATTGTGAAATCTCCATTGGTAAAATAAACATTGTGATCCGCTACTCCTCTCCCAACCACAGACAAGCCTACTCTGATTCTATTAGCAGGGAAATGTCGGCATTAGGTGTCCCCCTAGGGCAGCAACCGCCTATCCTCGAAAAACTATTTCAGGTGGTACAAGCTGCTGTTCCGGAGCGCCGCATTATTGTGGTCATTGCAGACGTGACCGTGCGGTTATTGGGTAGTTTTGATGAGCATCATGATCACACTGACATTAGTAGACTTACCAGGGAATGCCCCATTACCTTTCAATTAGAGTTTACTAATGGCACCATTGAATCATATGCATTGAGTGAGGTTGACTATCATGGTGTCGACGATAGGGTCACATGGGAGTCCTTTGAAACTCATAGGGTCAGGTTTGTTCCTGCAACTACATCATCCATCATGAGCTTGCAGAAAGTGAGAACAGACAGCTTGGAAGAAGAAACTATCAAACAGAACCCATCATGTGCTATTTGTATAAACGACTTTACAGAAGCTGGTGTCGATCAACTGATTACTCTTTTGCCTTGCGCACACCATTATCATCTAGATTGCATTGTCCCGTGGCTGAAGACGAGTCACTTGTGCCCCTTGTGTCGATACCCAATGCCAACAGTGGAAGAGGCAGAGTCTTCAAACCTTTCAAATCCCTAA